A genomic segment from Amycolatopsis camponoti encodes:
- a CDS encoding class I SAM-dependent methyltransferase, protein MTTPDPADRVLSRASLAEGDPTRWFDELYTAAARGEAEVPWSRGTPNTDLAAWTPPGEGRRALVVGSALGDDSELLASAGWAVTGFDVAPTAVEAARARFPESAVDYVVADLLKPPGEWHQAFDLVVEIMNIQAMPRDFRPAALRSLAGFLAPGGTLIVSEVAEENFDMATWVSPPWPFSREEVESAAQDGVKLVTLERIRDGARHWAEFTR, encoded by the coding sequence ATGACGACGCCGGACCCCGCCGACCGAGTACTTTCCCGCGCCTCCCTCGCCGAGGGTGACCCCACCCGGTGGTTCGACGAGCTCTACACCGCCGCCGCCCGCGGCGAGGCCGAGGTGCCGTGGTCCCGCGGCACGCCCAACACCGATCTGGCCGCCTGGACGCCTCCTGGTGAAGGCCGCCGGGCGCTGGTGGTGGGCAGTGCCCTGGGCGACGACTCGGAACTGCTGGCTTCGGCGGGCTGGGCGGTGACGGGCTTCGACGTCGCCCCGACGGCGGTCGAAGCCGCCCGCGCCCGGTTCCCGGAGTCCGCGGTGGACTACGTGGTGGCGGACCTGCTGAAGCCGCCGGGGGAGTGGCACCAGGCGTTCGACCTGGTCGTGGAGATCATGAACATCCAGGCGATGCCCCGAGACTTCCGCCCCGCGGCGCTGAGGTCCCTGGCCGGGTTCCTCGCGCCCGGCGGCACGCTGATCGTGTCCGAGGTCGCGGAGGAGAACTTCGACATGGCGACGTGGGTGAGCCCACCGTGGCCGTTCAGCCGCGAAGAGGTCGAGTCGGCCGCCCAGGACGGCGTCAAGCTGGTCACCCTGGAGCGCATCCGTGACGGCGCCCGCCACTGGGCCGAGTTCACTCGCTGA
- a CDS encoding M20/M25/M40 family metallo-hydrolase — MADVIELCADLIRFDTTNRGNNDANPERPAAEYVAAFLDALGIPSKILEAAPGRASVVARVPGTDPSLPALLVQGHLDVVPADAADWSVDPFSGEVRDGYLWGRGATDMKDFVAMVLAALAGGLRPRRELVLAFVADEEDRGEWGAHWLVASHPELFEGCEAAISESGGYTYHVPAADGRDVHLYPVGTAERGTAHLRLTARGRAGHGSRPNDENAVTRLVGALHRIAAHRWPVTLTPAVRAFLERTGTALGVPADFSDVDATVAALGPAGSLVVPTVRNSTTPTMLDAGYKVNVIPSTATAQVDVRVLPGTEDELFAVLDGLLGEGVTREFVAHQPPVQAPVDSPWFSAMAAALRAEDPEAVVVPYCLGGGTDAKAFAQLGIVNYGFAPLWLPKGFPYRAMAHGVDERVPVEGLRFGTRVLSRFLADC; from the coding sequence ATGGCTGACGTCATCGAGCTGTGCGCGGACCTGATCCGGTTCGACACGACCAACCGCGGGAACAACGACGCCAACCCGGAGCGCCCGGCCGCGGAGTACGTGGCGGCGTTCCTGGACGCGCTCGGCATCCCGTCGAAGATCCTCGAGGCCGCACCCGGCCGGGCCAGCGTGGTCGCGCGCGTGCCCGGGACCGATCCGTCGCTGCCCGCGCTGCTGGTGCAGGGTCACCTGGACGTCGTGCCGGCGGACGCCGCGGACTGGTCGGTGGACCCGTTCTCCGGCGAGGTCCGCGACGGCTACCTGTGGGGCCGCGGCGCGACCGACATGAAGGACTTCGTGGCGATGGTGCTCGCCGCGCTGGCCGGCGGGCTGCGGCCGCGGCGTGAGCTGGTGCTGGCGTTCGTCGCCGACGAGGAGGACCGCGGCGAGTGGGGCGCGCACTGGCTGGTCGCCTCGCACCCGGAGCTGTTCGAAGGCTGCGAAGCCGCCATCAGCGAGTCGGGCGGCTACACCTACCACGTGCCGGCGGCCGACGGCCGCGACGTGCACCTCTACCCGGTCGGGACGGCCGAGCGCGGGACCGCGCACCTGCGCCTGACCGCGCGGGGCCGGGCCGGGCACGGGTCGCGGCCCAACGACGAGAACGCCGTCACCCGGTTGGTGGGCGCGCTGCACCGGATCGCCGCGCACCGCTGGCCGGTGACGCTGACCCCGGCGGTGCGGGCGTTCCTGGAGCGGACGGGCACGGCGTTGGGTGTCCCGGCGGACTTTTCCGATGTGGACGCTACGGTGGCCGCGCTGGGCCCGGCCGGTTCGCTGGTGGTGCCGACGGTCCGCAACAGCACCACTCCGACGATGCTGGACGCGGGGTACAAGGTGAACGTGATCCCGTCGACGGCGACCGCGCAGGTGGACGTGCGGGTGCTGCCGGGCACCGAGGACGAGCTGTTCGCGGTGCTGGACGGGTTGCTCGGCGAGGGCGTGACGCGGGAGTTCGTCGCGCACCAGCCGCCGGTGCAGGCGCCGGTGGACTCGCCGTGGTTCTCCGCGATGGCCGCCGCTCTGCGCGCGGAGGACCCCGAGGCGGTGGTGGTGCCGTACTGCCTGGGCGGTGGGACGGACGCGAAGGCGTTCGCGCAGCTGGGGATCGTGAACTACGGGTTCGCTCCGCTGTGGCTGCCGAAGGGCTTCCCGTACCGGGCGATGGCGCACGGGGTGGACGAGCGGGTCCCGGTCGAGGGCCTGCGCTTCGGGACCCGTGTGCTGTCGAGGTTCCTCGCGGACTGCTGA
- a CDS encoding ABC transporter permease, translating into MTTAETPRQIAWSRRRASIARTWHEFAAQRAALIGLILLGATVVVALLLPLISDETGLDVTKATGQPLSPPTSEFWLGTDNFGRSVLLMTVWGSRISLLVGFSAALLSVIIGTLIGITAAHFGGWVSATLLRFTDFFLVLPSLILAIALSAVLPKGVGTIIIAIGLTAWPSTARLVRAQTLTIESRPYIERSHALGGGHLHVIGKHVLPGVMPLVLANTTLVVGNSVIADATLSFLGVGDPNSVTWGLVLESALNNGAISRGAWWNVLPPGIAIVLVVLFFTLVGRGLETVLNPRLKK; encoded by the coding sequence ATGACCACCGCCGAGACGCCACGGCAGATCGCGTGGAGCCGCCGCCGCGCGTCGATCGCCCGGACCTGGCACGAGTTCGCCGCGCAGCGCGCCGCGCTCATCGGGCTGATCCTGCTCGGCGCCACCGTCGTCGTCGCCCTGCTGCTGCCGCTGATCAGCGACGAAACCGGCCTCGACGTCACCAAGGCGACCGGGCAGCCGCTGTCCCCGCCGACGAGCGAGTTCTGGCTCGGCACCGACAACTTCGGCCGGTCCGTGCTGCTGATGACCGTCTGGGGCAGCCGGATCTCCCTGCTCGTCGGGTTCTCCGCCGCGCTGCTGTCGGTCATCATCGGCACGCTCATCGGCATCACCGCCGCGCACTTCGGCGGCTGGGTGTCGGCCACGCTCCTGCGGTTCACCGACTTCTTCCTGGTCTTGCCGTCGCTGATCCTCGCGATCGCGCTCTCGGCGGTGCTGCCCAAGGGCGTCGGCACGATCATCATCGCCATCGGCCTCACCGCGTGGCCCAGCACCGCCCGCCTGGTCCGCGCGCAGACCCTCACCATCGAAAGCCGCCCCTACATCGAGCGGTCCCACGCCCTCGGCGGCGGCCACCTGCACGTGATCGGCAAGCACGTCCTGCCCGGCGTCATGCCGCTCGTGCTGGCCAACACCACGCTCGTGGTCGGCAACTCCGTCATCGCCGACGCGACCTTGTCGTTCCTCGGCGTCGGCGACCCCAATTCCGTCACCTGGGGCCTGGTGCTCGAAAGCGCGCTCAACAACGGCGCCATCAGCCGCGGCGCCTGGTGGAACGTGCTCCCGCCCGGCATCGCGATCGTGCTCGTCGTCCTCTTCTTCACCCTGGTCGGCCGGGGACTGGAGACCGTGCTCAACCCGAGGTTGAAGAAGTGA
- a CDS encoding ABC transporter substrate-binding protein, which translates to MGWFLVHFPRRIGRLGRVGAVVAAATLAAIPLALPAQAQQAKVLRVALTTGIDHLNPFTAVLAASTQIGRFTYEFLTVPDAAKAEASPALAESWTPSADKLTWTFKIRGGVKWSDGQPVTAKDAAFTFNRMLSDEDARTANGNYVGNFETVTAPDDTTLVIKTKTVQVNMNLLDVPIVPQHIWEGVKDLKDPSTDDLKIAGVSDGPFQVTEYKPNEYVKFKANKDYWRGAPKVDELQLLQFKDTEAAVNALKQGEVDVINRLNPNQFAALQGQDGITTNAAPGRRYDELAMNFGVTDSSNNPIGDGNPVLKDINVRKAITQAVDTQSLVDKVLKGLGQVGGGVVPPVYSAYHWDPSDSEKVKFDLAAANATLEQAGYKKGADGVRTAPGGAKLELRLTGHSNRSYDQGVSQYVSGWLKDIGITVKQDLVSDDELSDRTATGKYDLAIGGYGTNPDPDYALSLHTCAARPSADGKGGSTDTFFCDAAYDDLYKKQLTETDDAKRAGYVKQAQARLYSQFPTIVLDYQNALEAYRSDKFSAFTTQPQPKGAILEQTGYWGVYGATPAGDQASADAGSSGTVVWIVVGAIVVVIIVVGGVIISRRNKTSEDRE; encoded by the coding sequence ATGGGGTGGTTTTTGGTGCATTTCCCACGCAGAATCGGCCGGTTGGGCCGTGTCGGCGCGGTCGTCGCGGCCGCGACGCTGGCGGCGATCCCGCTAGCCCTGCCGGCCCAGGCCCAGCAGGCCAAGGTGCTGCGGGTCGCGCTGACCACCGGCATCGACCACCTGAACCCGTTCACCGCCGTGCTCGCCGCGTCCACGCAGATCGGCCGGTTCACCTACGAGTTCCTCACCGTCCCGGACGCCGCGAAGGCCGAGGCCTCGCCCGCGCTCGCCGAGTCCTGGACGCCGTCGGCGGACAAGCTGACCTGGACGTTCAAGATCCGCGGCGGCGTCAAGTGGAGCGACGGGCAGCCGGTGACCGCCAAGGACGCCGCGTTCACCTTCAACCGCATGCTCAGCGACGAGGACGCCCGCACCGCCAACGGCAACTACGTCGGCAACTTCGAGACGGTCACCGCCCCCGACGACACCACCCTCGTCATCAAGACGAAGACCGTGCAGGTCAACATGAACCTGCTCGACGTGCCGATCGTGCCCCAGCACATCTGGGAAGGCGTCAAGGACCTCAAGGACCCCTCGACCGACGACCTCAAGATCGCCGGTGTCTCCGACGGGCCGTTCCAGGTCACCGAGTACAAGCCGAACGAGTACGTCAAGTTCAAGGCCAACAAGGACTACTGGCGCGGCGCCCCGAAGGTCGACGAACTGCAGCTGCTGCAGTTCAAGGACACCGAAGCCGCCGTCAACGCGCTCAAGCAGGGCGAAGTCGACGTCATCAACCGGCTCAACCCCAACCAGTTCGCCGCGCTGCAGGGCCAGGACGGCATCACCACCAACGCCGCTCCCGGCCGCCGCTACGACGAGCTCGCGATGAACTTCGGCGTCACCGACAGCTCGAACAACCCCATCGGTGACGGCAACCCCGTCCTCAAGGACATCAACGTCCGCAAGGCGATCACCCAGGCCGTCGACACCCAGTCGCTGGTGGACAAGGTGCTCAAGGGCCTCGGCCAGGTCGGCGGCGGCGTCGTGCCCCCGGTCTACAGCGCCTACCACTGGGACCCCAGCGACAGCGAAAAGGTCAAGTTCGACCTCGCCGCCGCCAACGCCACCCTCGAGCAGGCCGGCTACAAGAAGGGCGCCGACGGCGTCCGCACCGCCCCCGGCGGCGCCAAGCTGGAGCTGCGCCTGACCGGGCACTCCAACCGCAGCTACGACCAGGGCGTCTCGCAGTACGTCAGCGGCTGGCTCAAGGACATCGGCATCACCGTCAAGCAGGACCTCGTCTCCGACGACGAGCTGTCCGACCGCACCGCCACCGGCAAGTACGACCTCGCCATCGGCGGCTACGGCACCAACCCCGACCCGGACTACGCGCTCTCGCTGCACACCTGCGCCGCGCGTCCCTCCGCGGACGGCAAGGGCGGCAGCACCGACACGTTCTTCTGCGACGCGGCCTACGACGACCTGTACAAGAAGCAGCTGACGGAGACCGACGACGCCAAGCGCGCCGGCTACGTCAAGCAGGCCCAGGCCCGGCTCTACAGCCAGTTCCCGACGATCGTGCTCGACTACCAGAACGCGCTCGAGGCCTACCGCTCCGACAAGTTCTCCGCCTTCACCACCCAGCCGCAGCCCAAGGGCGCGATCCTCGAGCAGACCGGCTACTGGGGCGTCTACGGCGCCACCCCGGCCGGCGACCAGGCGAGCGCCGACGCCGGCAGCAGCGGCACCGTCGTGTGGATCGTCGTGGGCGCGATCGTCGTGGTGATCATCGTCGTCGGTGGCGTGATCATCAGCCGCCGCAACAAGACCTCCGAGGACCGCGAGTAA
- a CDS encoding ABC transporter permease: protein MTAPEQAAVLVDPDEHRGGTGTGRFFLKKLLEAVISIVLVIVLFFFLFRMLPGDPVAAMTRDRATSPQQIAELREKMGVDKPIFVQFGQYFWDLLHGDLGESRLLNNGRPVAAMIGERLWPTILLVGSATVLAVIIGLWLGIRAAWRRDSLFDRAQTGIALTLWSVPQFWLGLMLLVVTNGLFPSRGMHSPDAAPDVLSQTLDVLHHLVLPCVTLLAVFYAQYMLIMRSSLLGEMNADYLTTARAKGLRDDLVRKRHAVPNALLPTTTLVFMQFGAVVAGAVTVEAVFSWPGLGQLTYDALHGPDLPVLQGVFTVLASAVVLMNLLAELLYRVLDPRVRTS from the coding sequence ATGACCGCCCCCGAACAAGCCGCGGTGCTCGTCGACCCCGACGAGCACCGCGGCGGGACCGGCACCGGCCGGTTCTTCCTCAAGAAGCTCCTCGAAGCGGTCATCAGCATCGTCCTGGTGATCGTGCTGTTCTTCTTCCTCTTCCGGATGCTGCCCGGCGACCCGGTCGCCGCCATGACCCGCGACCGCGCCACCAGCCCCCAGCAGATCGCCGAGCTGCGCGAGAAGATGGGCGTCGACAAGCCCATCTTCGTCCAGTTCGGCCAGTACTTCTGGGACCTGCTGCACGGCGACCTGGGCGAGTCCCGGCTGCTCAACAACGGCCGCCCGGTCGCCGCCATGATCGGCGAACGGCTCTGGCCGACCATCCTGCTCGTCGGCAGCGCCACCGTCCTCGCCGTCATCATCGGCCTGTGGCTGGGCATCCGCGCCGCCTGGCGCCGCGACAGCCTCTTCGACCGCGCCCAGACCGGCATCGCGCTGACCCTCTGGTCGGTCCCGCAGTTCTGGCTCGGCCTGATGCTGCTCGTGGTCACCAACGGCCTGTTCCCCAGCCGCGGCATGCACTCCCCGGACGCCGCGCCCGACGTCCTCTCCCAGACCCTCGACGTCCTGCACCACCTGGTGCTGCCGTGCGTGACGCTGCTGGCGGTGTTCTACGCCCAGTACATGCTGATCATGCGGTCGTCGCTGCTGGGGGAGATGAACGCCGACTACCTCACCACCGCCCGCGCCAAGGGCCTGCGCGACGACCTCGTCCGCAAGCGCCACGCCGTCCCCAACGCGCTGCTGCCGACCACCACGCTGGTGTTCATGCAGTTCGGCGCGGTCGTCGCGGGCGCGGTCACCGTCGAGGCCGTGTTCAGCTGGCCCGGCCTCGGCCAGCTCACCTACGACGCGCTGCACGGCCCCGACCTGCCGGTGCTGCAAGGCGTGTTCACCGTGCTGGCTAGCGCGGTGGTGCTGATGAACCTGCTCGCGGAGCTGCTCTACCGCGTGCTCGACCCCAGGGTGCGTACCTCATGA
- a CDS encoding tannase/feruloyl esterase family alpha/beta hydrolase has product MRTVRIFTAVVTLTLATAGFTPVAATAAPDSTVRPTTACGDLVRGFALPGAATHVTSAAVVAATATDPEYCGVRGYVEPAVRFDLRLPTKTYAGRYLQYGCGGFCGIVNPPAFADCDLPHGGDVAVAATDDGHVGTTPAVVDDGSWGQHDQAARDDFEFRAPHVVSRASKAIIRAFYGAPPKKSYFTGCSDGGREGLLLAQRYPADFDGIVAGAPAGYWGPLLGVYQTWLARVNTAADGSPVLTAAKLPALHAAVLAACDRLDGLTDGQLDDPRACHFDPAKLTCTGPDTPACLTPAQVGVVRKLYAPPTDAHGTLLYPGGQQPGSELSWAGWIIGVPETGGVSFARSLADNYLKYLGYPIGAPASKVDDFAFTKREFDRLTPVGVRYDAMSLDLSAFQRRGGKLVLWHGWADEAIPPAGTLDYYQRLTRGHAQDFARLFMVPSLYHCGGGTTLTEFDPLKELVAWVERGTTPTKVTATGRDAAGNVTRTRPVFTYPQRAVYDGSGSVDDAANFRPAPPASPVRDVVDWAGNGLYAIPGPVAR; this is encoded by the coding sequence ATGAGAACAGTCCGGATCTTCACCGCCGTCGTCACATTGACCCTCGCCACCGCGGGTTTCACCCCGGTGGCCGCCACCGCTGCGCCGGACTCCACCGTCCGGCCCACCACCGCCTGCGGCGACTTGGTCCGCGGGTTCGCCCTCCCGGGCGCCGCCACGCACGTCACCTCGGCGGCCGTCGTCGCCGCGACCGCCACCGACCCCGAGTACTGCGGCGTGCGGGGTTACGTCGAGCCCGCTGTCCGCTTCGACCTTCGGCTGCCCACCAAGACCTACGCCGGCCGCTACCTGCAGTACGGCTGCGGCGGCTTCTGCGGCATCGTCAACCCGCCCGCCTTCGCCGACTGCGACCTGCCCCACGGTGGCGACGTCGCGGTCGCCGCCACCGACGACGGCCACGTCGGCACGACCCCGGCCGTCGTCGACGACGGCAGCTGGGGTCAGCACGACCAGGCCGCGCGCGACGACTTCGAGTTCCGCGCACCCCACGTCGTCTCGCGCGCCTCGAAGGCGATCATCCGGGCGTTCTACGGCGCCCCGCCGAAGAAGTCCTACTTCACCGGCTGCTCCGACGGCGGCCGCGAAGGCCTCCTGCTGGCCCAGCGCTACCCGGCCGACTTCGACGGCATCGTCGCCGGCGCCCCCGCCGGGTACTGGGGACCGCTGCTCGGCGTTTACCAGACGTGGCTCGCGCGCGTGAACACCGCCGCCGACGGCAGCCCCGTGCTCACCGCCGCGAAGCTGCCCGCCCTGCACGCCGCCGTCCTCGCCGCCTGCGACCGCCTCGACGGGCTCACCGACGGCCAGCTCGACGACCCGCGCGCCTGCCACTTCGACCCGGCGAAACTGACCTGCACCGGCCCGGACACCCCGGCCTGCCTGACCCCCGCGCAGGTCGGCGTCGTCCGCAAGCTCTACGCACCGCCCACCGACGCCCACGGCACGCTGCTCTACCCCGGCGGCCAGCAGCCCGGGTCGGAGCTGTCGTGGGCCGGGTGGATCATCGGCGTGCCCGAGACCGGCGGCGTCTCCTTCGCCCGCAGCCTCGCCGACAACTACCTCAAGTACCTCGGCTACCCGATCGGCGCCCCGGCGTCGAAGGTCGACGACTTCGCCTTCACCAAGCGCGAGTTCGACCGGCTCACCCCGGTCGGCGTCCGGTACGACGCGATGAGCCTCGACCTGTCGGCGTTCCAGCGCCGCGGCGGAAAGCTCGTGCTGTGGCACGGCTGGGCCGACGAGGCCATCCCGCCGGCCGGCACGCTCGACTACTACCAGCGGCTCACCCGCGGCCACGCCCAGGACTTCGCGCGGCTGTTCATGGTCCCGTCGCTCTACCACTGCGGCGGCGGCACGACGCTCACCGAGTTCGACCCGCTGAAGGAGCTGGTCGCCTGGGTCGAACGCGGCACCACGCCCACGAAGGTGACCGCGACCGGCCGCGACGCCGCCGGGAACGTCACCCGCACCCGCCCGGTGTTCACCTACCCGCAGCGCGCGGTCTACGACGGCAGCGGCAGCGTCGACGACGCGGCCAACTTCCGCCCGGCTCCGCCCGCCTCGCCGGTCCGGGACGTCGTCGACTGGGCCGGCAACGGGCTGTACGCGATCCCGGGGCCGGTGGCCCGGTAA
- a CDS encoding dipeptide ABC transporter ATP-binding protein — protein MTTPLLQLKDLNVTYAVGEQDVPAVRGVSLTLDPGGTLGVAGESGSGKSTVAMSVLRLLPRTAKITGEIVLDGEDVTAMKWGRLRAVRWAEASVVFQGAMHALNPVRKIGDQIAEPLRLHPPSGKPLTDAEVDARVAELLTQVDLPPGRAGAYPHELSGGQKQRVMIAMALACSPRLIIADEPTTALDVIVQAQVLDLLSRLVAEQDIGLIMISHDLSVLAATCKRIAVMYDGQIVEEGPSAEVMAAPKHEHTRALAAAFPTVGDPVSRFAPATSTPLPPEPPERAVGEPLLAAENLRVSFRDRTGKRIDAVAGVDLTVARDEIVALVGQSGSGKTTLARTLLGLQKPDSGVVRYAGNPVPSGGAGLKAYRRQVQLVLQDPTSALNPAHTVYEAVAEGPRIHKLADERAVVHRALEAAELRPAEKYADRLPHQLSGGQRQRVVIAGALALEPSVVVADEPVASLDASVRGEILGLLLRLRRELGLAALVITHDLGLAWNIADRVAVMYRGELVETGTVEQVLLDPQHEYTKSLLAALPGGTAQRRTVAS, from the coding sequence GTGACCACCCCGCTGCTGCAGCTCAAGGACCTCAACGTCACCTACGCGGTCGGCGAGCAGGACGTCCCCGCCGTCCGCGGCGTCAGCCTCACCCTCGACCCCGGCGGCACCCTCGGCGTCGCGGGCGAGTCCGGCTCGGGCAAGTCCACCGTCGCGATGAGCGTCCTGCGCCTGCTGCCGCGCACGGCGAAGATCACCGGTGAGATCGTCCTCGACGGCGAAGACGTCACCGCCATGAAGTGGGGCCGCCTGCGCGCGGTCCGCTGGGCCGAGGCGTCGGTGGTGTTCCAGGGGGCCATGCACGCCCTCAACCCGGTCCGCAAGATCGGCGACCAGATCGCCGAGCCCCTGCGGCTGCACCCGCCGTCGGGGAAGCCCCTGACCGACGCCGAAGTCGACGCCCGCGTCGCCGAGCTGCTCACCCAGGTCGACCTGCCCCCGGGCCGCGCCGGCGCCTACCCGCACGAGCTGTCCGGTGGGCAGAAGCAGCGCGTCATGATCGCGATGGCGCTGGCCTGCTCGCCCCGGCTGATCATCGCCGACGAGCCGACCACCGCCCTCGACGTCATCGTCCAGGCGCAGGTCCTCGACCTGCTTTCGCGGCTGGTCGCCGAGCAGGACATCGGCCTGATCATGATCAGCCACGATCTGTCCGTGCTCGCCGCCACCTGCAAGCGCATCGCGGTGATGTACGACGGGCAGATCGTCGAGGAAGGCCCCAGCGCCGAGGTGATGGCCGCCCCGAAGCACGAGCACACCCGGGCGCTCGCGGCGGCGTTCCCGACGGTCGGCGACCCCGTGTCGCGCTTCGCCCCGGCCACCAGCACGCCGCTGCCACCCGAACCTCCGGAACGGGCGGTGGGAGAGCCGCTGCTGGCCGCGGAGAACCTGCGGGTGTCCTTCCGCGACCGCACCGGCAAGCGGATCGACGCCGTCGCCGGGGTCGACCTCACGGTGGCGCGGGACGAGATCGTCGCTCTGGTCGGGCAGTCCGGCTCCGGCAAGACCACGCTCGCCCGCACCCTGCTCGGCCTGCAGAAACCCGACTCCGGCGTCGTCCGGTACGCCGGGAACCCGGTGCCCTCCGGCGGTGCCGGGCTCAAGGCGTACCGCCGTCAGGTCCAGCTCGTCCTGCAGGACCCGACCAGTGCGCTCAACCCGGCCCACACGGTGTACGAGGCCGTCGCCGAAGGGCCGCGGATCCACAAGCTGGCCGACGAGCGCGCGGTCGTCCACCGCGCCCTGGAGGCCGCGGAACTGCGGCCGGCGGAGAAGTACGCCGACCGGCTGCCGCACCAGCTCTCCGGCGGCCAGCGCCAGCGCGTCGTCATCGCCGGGGCGCTCGCCCTGGAGCCGTCGGTGGTGGTGGCCGACGAGCCGGTCGCGTCACTCGACGCCTCCGTGCGCGGCGAGATCCTCGGGCTGCTGCTGCGGCTGCGCCGCGAGCTGGGCCTGGCGGCGCTGGTGATCACCCACGACCTCGGCCTGGCCTGGAACATCGCCGACCGCGTCGCGGTGATGTACCGCGGCGAGCTCGTCGAAACCGGGACGGTGGAACAGGTCCTGCTCGACCCGCAGCACGAGTACACGAAGTCCCTGCTGGCCGCGTTGCCCGGTGGGACCGCCCAGCGACGCACCGTCGCGAGCTGA
- a CDS encoding M55 family metallopeptidase, protein MRILISADMEGATGVTWTDDVVPGSPQWDRFRRLFTGDVNAVLAGLFEAGAGDVLVNEAHSSQRNLLLEDLDPRARMLTGRHKPLSMMQGVDSGVDGVVFLGYHAGAGFDGVLSHTYLENQITGVWLDDVPASEGRLNAAMAAEYGVPVLLVSGDDETCEDARDYAPEAELVQVKECVSRYAAICLPPARTADLLTGAAADAMARAGREERQVRAHRIEVEFDASHLAQATAVIPTVEQIGTRRVGFDAVNMTEAMKAFKVVTAIAAGAVQGIYG, encoded by the coding sequence ATGCGCATCCTGATCTCGGCGGACATGGAGGGCGCCACCGGCGTCACCTGGACCGACGACGTCGTGCCCGGTTCGCCGCAGTGGGACCGCTTCCGGCGGCTGTTCACCGGCGACGTCAACGCGGTGCTGGCCGGGCTGTTCGAGGCCGGGGCCGGGGACGTGCTGGTCAACGAGGCGCACTCGTCGCAGCGGAACCTGCTGCTGGAGGACCTGGACCCGCGGGCGCGGATGCTGACCGGGCGGCACAAGCCGCTGTCGATGATGCAGGGCGTCGATTCCGGTGTGGACGGTGTCGTGTTCCTGGGCTACCACGCCGGCGCCGGGTTCGACGGGGTCCTTTCCCACACCTACCTGGAGAACCAGATCACCGGGGTGTGGCTGGACGACGTCCCGGCGAGCGAGGGACGGCTGAACGCGGCGATGGCCGCCGAGTACGGCGTCCCGGTCCTGCTCGTTTCGGGTGACGACGAAACGTGCGAGGACGCCCGTGATTACGCTCCGGAGGCGGAGCTGGTCCAGGTGAAGGAGTGCGTGAGCCGGTACGCGGCGATCTGCCTGCCGCCGGCGCGCACGGCGGACCTGCTGACCGGCGCGGCGGCCGACGCGATGGCGCGGGCCGGGCGCGAGGAGCGGCAGGTCCGGGCGCACCGGATCGAGGTGGAGTTCGACGCGAGCCACCTGGCGCAGGCGACGGCGGTGATCCCGACGGTGGAGCAGATCGGCACGCGGCGAGTCGGCTTCGACGCGGTGAACATGACCGAGGCGATGAAGGCGTTCAAGGTCGTCACGGCGATCGCGGCCGGGGCGGTGCAGGGCATCTATGGCTGA